A genomic region of Vampirovibrio chlorellavorus contains the following coding sequences:
- the waaF gene encoding lipopolysaccharide heptosyltransferase II — protein MSHPPAVKPRRKILVIRYRFIGDTLLSVPFLRNLRAAYPDARIDMLVAPNSGEVLRDCPYIDELLWFDTTRKHRYENRAERPQSFWHYVNLLRKRHYDTAFVLKRSFSSAALAFLAGIPERIGFNTEGRGWLLTRAVPYRKHDHEVDSFLSLLEAANIPVLDSHLESWWSDAETSKAEQVLADIKAADPSAKRHVVVHLTSSNIAKQWPSDHARHLVEWLLTRKDCHVHCLGAPSDGPLYEALKANVLSAYRKRVHIHCGQFSLLESMAFLKQMNLVVGVDSGTLHMAAATGVPVVALFGPMNALKWGPPNSRIVQRSLACRPCDLAKPCRHDFACMKDLQPEAVIETIRIYAGFA, from the coding sequence ATGTCCCATCCTCCCGCCGTTAAGCCCCGCCGTAAAATTTTGGTCATTCGCTATCGCTTTATCGGGGACACCCTGCTGTCGGTGCCCTTTTTGCGCAACCTGCGGGCCGCTTACCCGGACGCCCGGATTGATATGCTGGTGGCCCCCAACTCCGGGGAAGTGCTACGGGATTGCCCCTATATCGATGAACTGCTGTGGTTTGATACCACCCGCAAGCATCGCTACGAAAACCGGGCGGAACGCCCCCAATCCTTTTGGCATTACGTAAATCTGCTACGGAAGCGCCACTACGATACCGCTTTTGTGCTGAAGCGCTCCTTTTCGTCCGCTGCTTTGGCCTTTTTGGCGGGGATCCCGGAGCGCATCGGCTTCAATACGGAAGGACGGGGCTGGTTGCTGACCCGGGCCGTGCCCTACCGCAAGCACGATCACGAGGTGGACAGCTTTCTCTCCCTGCTGGAGGCGGCCAATATTCCGGTGCTGGATAGCCATCTGGAAAGCTGGTGGAGCGATGCGGAAACCAGCAAGGCGGAGCAAGTGCTGGCGGATATTAAAGCCGCTGATCCCTCTGCCAAGCGACACGTGGTGGTGCACCTCACCAGCTCGAACATCGCCAAGCAATGGCCCAGTGACCACGCTAGACACTTGGTGGAATGGCTGCTAACCCGTAAGGACTGCCACGTGCATTGCCTGGGCGCTCCCTCCGATGGGCCCCTGTATGAGGCCCTGAAAGCGAATGTTTTGTCGGCCTATCGCAAGCGGGTGCATATTCACTGCGGACAATTTTCCCTGCTGGAAAGCATGGCCTTCCTGAAACAGATGAATCTGGTGGTGGGGGTGGATTCCGGCACCCTGCACATGGCTGCCGCTACCGGCGTGCCGGTGGTGGCCCTGTTTGGCCCCATGAACGCCCTGAAGTGGGGGCCGCCCAATAGCCGCATCGTGCAGCGATCGCTGGCCTGCCGCCCCTGCGATTTGGCCAAGCCCTGCCGCCATGATTTTGCCTGCATGAAAGACTTGCAGCCAGAGGCTGTCATTGAGACAATCAGAATCTATGCAGGATTCGCTTGA
- the lpxK gene encoding tetraacyldisaccharide 4'-kinase: MLKSFKLWMTRQHYRPGGSLSLWLLPLLPLGWFYKVGVQCRLLAYQYGLLKSYQAPVPVISVGNLTTGGTGKTPIVIALAKGLVQSGKTVVVLSRGYGAEQPVDYARALNPAYGDEAYLIQEQVPEAIVIVGKNRVQNLQRSLRDYRPDFVILDDGFQHIQLERDMNILLVDGHQLLGNHQLLPAGPLREPLSELGRADVIFITKTVTEATLKTVQGWSQRFGPIPPKSPIQILPVPFQPAGLRPMGDFTSLKSHNIAIEDLKQRPVIAFSAIAQASQFEQDLRSLGLTVMQHVQFEDHHVYTAADMEKLMILAQTAQAQNPMLVTTDKDLTKVRTLLPPAIQERVYTLQMVPLLDGRWFYDEFLTQLHKHPHAGAGHVPSSRR, from the coding sequence GTGTTGAAGTCCTTCAAACTCTGGATGACCCGCCAACACTACCGCCCCGGTGGCTCGCTGAGCCTCTGGCTGTTACCCCTGCTGCCTCTGGGCTGGTTTTACAAAGTGGGGGTTCAATGCCGATTACTGGCCTACCAGTACGGCCTGCTCAAGTCCTATCAGGCCCCCGTGCCGGTGATTAGCGTGGGCAATCTGACCACCGGCGGCACTGGCAAAACCCCGATTGTCATTGCCCTGGCCAAAGGGCTGGTGCAAAGCGGTAAAACCGTAGTCGTGCTGTCTCGTGGCTATGGCGCGGAGCAGCCGGTGGATTACGCTCGGGCACTAAATCCCGCCTACGGGGACGAGGCTTACCTGATTCAGGAGCAGGTACCCGAAGCCATTGTGATTGTGGGTAAAAACCGGGTGCAGAATTTACAACGTTCCCTGCGAGACTACCGCCCCGACTTTGTCATTCTGGATGACGGTTTCCAGCACATTCAACTGGAGCGGGATATGAACATTCTGCTGGTGGACGGGCACCAGTTGCTGGGCAACCACCAGCTACTGCCCGCGGGCCCTCTGCGGGAGCCACTCTCCGAGCTGGGCCGGGCCGATGTGATCTTTATCACCAAAACCGTGACCGAGGCCACCCTGAAAACCGTGCAAGGCTGGAGCCAGCGCTTTGGGCCCATTCCGCCAAAGTCGCCCATCCAGATTCTGCCAGTACCCTTTCAGCCCGCCGGACTACGGCCCATGGGCGATTTTACCTCTCTGAAAAGCCACAACATCGCCATTGAAGATCTGAAGCAACGCCCGGTCATCGCCTTTTCCGCTATCGCCCAGGCCAGCCAGTTTGAACAGGACTTGAGGAGCTTGGGACTCACCGTGATGCAGCACGTGCAGTTTGAAGATCACCATGTTTATACCGCCGCCGATATGGAAAAGCTGATGATTCTGGCCCAAACCGCCCAAGCCCAGAACCCCATGCTGGTGACCACCGATAAAGACCTGACCAAAGTGCGTACACTGCTGCCCCCAGCCATTCAGGAGCGGGTCTACACCCTGCAAATGGTTCCTTTGCTGGATGGTCGATGGTTTTACGATGAATTTCTGACCCAGTTGCACAAACATCCCCACGCAGGAGCCGGACATGTCCCATCCTCCCGCCGTTAA